The DNA region AGCGATTTGTGCGCTAAATACGTCATAGTATCCATTGGGTTACTCACCACAATAAGGATCATGTTTGGAGAATGTTCAAGTAAACTTGTAGCAACAGATTTTACAATACCGGCGTTAATACCAATTAATTCTTCGCGAGTCATTCCCGGTTTACGTGGAATACCAGAAGTAATGACACAAATATCACTGTTTGCGGTTTTGCTGTAATCGTTGGTTACACCCGTAATTTTAGTATCGAACCCGTTTAAAGATGCACATTGCATCAAATCCATAGCTTTACCTTCGGCGTAGCCTTCTTTGATGTCTAACAATACCACTTCCGATGCAAAATCTTTAATAGCAATATACTCTGCACAACTGGCACCAACTGCTCCTGCACCTACTACTGTTACTTTCATTTTTTGTTTATTTTTAGTTACTTGTTAATTATTTATCAATTTGTGAAATTTTGATTTTAAAAACCTAACATCCCACAATTCAAACCATGCGAAATTACGAATTAAAACCTTTTTAATAAAAAAGTGCGGGACAAAATCCCGCACTTTTAAACAAAAATTAAATATAACTAACTAAAACTAAATAAATTCATTTTTTACATGTGATAAATTATCTAAATCCAAAGTTTATACCTACAGAAAAGGCATTGAACTCCGATAAATGATATTCGGCATTGAGCCTAAAAAATCCCAACTTTAACTTTAAACCTGCTGTACCCCTAACGGAAGACACCTCACTGGACACCGAAAAGGGATCTTCGTAAGTTCTGGTCACAAATGGCCCTCCCGTAACGGTATAGGTTCCCAAAACATCCGATTCTGACTTTCCTTTAATATAGCCCAAACCACCATAAAAATTGATAACGGGGAGCTTAGTCGACGCTACCAACTGAAAAAGCATGGTATTCGTATTACTTTCAACACGTTGATTTTCGCCATCAATACCTGAAGACTCTGTAATATTATAAGAGCCATTTAAATGAGTATAAGCTACAAGCCCAGAAACAGCTACTGGCATATACTTATCGGCAGGCAACCATTTGGTCATTTCAAATTGCAAACCGGCACCATACATGCTTAAGGTTACATCATCTGTATCTACCTTGGGAACGAAACGTGCTTTCAATTCAATACCTTGACTTAACCCAATCGCCCCTTGTATAAAAGCTGTAGGCAATAAATTAGCACTGGCATCTCCAATTCCCGTGGGCAAGGTTATTTGTTCTGTTAGCACAGGGTTATCGTTATCCCTAATAATCAAATCTATATCAGGGTCGTTTTCTCCCAAAACACTAGCAACGGCTCTTGTTCTAAGGCTGGAGTTGTCAGCAAACTCAACTGTAAAATCTTCTGTTTCATACAGATCTAAGTCCATCATAAATGATTTGTTTTCGTCTTGAACAGTTGCTGCATTTGCAACGATTGATATTTCAAAACCACCTAATGGCTTGGCATCGGCCGTATTAAACCAATTGGCGTTCATACTGTGCATCAAGCCTTTGGTTCCCGGTTTCAAATAATCGTCAGTGAAGCGTTCAGCATTTTCAACACCAAAAGCAAATAAGGCGTCTATGTCTTGTGCTTTTGAAAGAAATACCGATAAAAATAGCAATATAAATAAAGCTTTCTTTTTCATTATGTAGATTTTGGTTTTACGAATATAGGGAAAAATCAATACAAAACAACATTTAATCGAAAAAATATGTTTTTAATCGATGTTTCAAACTAAAATTTAACTCTTAAACTAATGTTTGGTGTTAATCCAAGAGAGGTATTATTAACCATAATCGCCGATTCGCTATCATTAGGATCGACCTCATAATAGCGATTGATGCTGTTCTTTCTATTCAAAATATTAATAACACCTGCTCGAACAGTCCCATCAATGTCATTTGAAATATCAAATTGGTAACGTACAGAAGCGTCCCATCTTATAAAGTCATCGAGATTTTCACCATTTGGGGTATCATAATTAACTATAACGTTATTCCCGTCCTGAACGGTTTCATTACCTT from Tamlana crocina includes:
- a CDS encoding DUF6588 family protein — protein: MKKKALFILLFLSVFLSKAQDIDALFAFGVENAERFTDDYLKPGTKGLMHSMNANWFNTADAKPLGGFEISIVANAATVQDENKSFMMDLDLYETEDFTVEFADNSSLRTRAVASVLGENDPDIDLIIRDNDNPVLTEQITLPTGIGDASANLLPTAFIQGAIGLSQGIELKARFVPKVDTDDVTLSMYGAGLQFEMTKWLPADKYMPVAVSGLVAYTHLNGSYNITESSGIDGENQRVESNTNTMLFQLVASTKLPVINFYGGLGYIKGKSESDVLGTYTVTGGPFVTRTYEDPFSVSSEVSSVRGTAGLKLKLGFFRLNAEYHLSEFNAFSVGINFGFR